One Dreissena polymorpha isolate Duluth1 chromosome 9, UMN_Dpol_1.0, whole genome shotgun sequence genomic window carries:
- the LOC127846337 gene encoding baculoviral IAP repeat-containing protein 7-B-like, which produces MSVRSRDVADRAICPASRPKMPVNGQERGEQITNGFDDMDCKQDDFTDRLLLKSEKMRLNSFKDWPKSSPVRPEELAKDGFYFLGQPDQAKCIFCNLVLKSWEQGDRVRTEHSKFNSSCPFLAKQNVGNVPLPQTACNATHRTNVAKFPEYSKPVTRQETFRKCGVKFPVSVDNMVDAGFFYTGPDDCVKCFHCGIMFRQWEAHDVPLQEHLHWAPECQYARSVTASDENSQLQSSPFVQKVLDMGYSRELVNIAVQRHHRTTGAEYSELNQLLDAVEALRRQQDHVYPPSGEGLLSGPSSSTEDELRKMQESLQSTSHHSTASRHRTNTQPRDITPLHNQATPHHYTTKRHRTNAQPRDIAPYTTNTYLTITQPSDIALMHN; this is translated from the exons ATGAGCGTTCGCAGTAGAGATGTGGCAGACCGTGCTATTTGTCCAGCATCAAGGCCTAAAATGCCGGTGAATGGCCAGGAAAGAGGAGAACAGATCACTAATGGCTTTGATGACATGGACTGCAAACAG GATGATTTTACTGATCGGTTGTTGTTGAAAAGTGAGAAGATGAGACTGAACTCTTTCAAGGACTGGCCAAAGTCATCTCCTGTGAGACCAGAAGAACTTGCCAAAGATGGATTTTACTTTTTGGGACAACCAGATCAGGCAAAGTGCATATTTTGTAATTTAGTGTTAAAAAGTTGGGAACAAGGCGATAGAGTGCGTACAGAACATTCAAAATTTAACTCTTCATGTCCTTTTTTAGCTAAGCAAAATGTTGGAAATGTTCCCCTCCCTCAGACAGCTTGCAATGCAACTCACAGAACAAATGTTGCAAAGTTTCCGGAGTACAGTAAACCTGTCACAAGGCAGGAAACGTTTCGAAAGTGCGGAGTTAAATTTCCCGTTAGTGTTGACAATATGGTGGATGCAGGATTCTTCTATACTG GTCCAGACGACTGTGTGAAGTGTTTTCACTGTGGGATCATGTTCCGGCAGTGGGAGGCACATGATGTCCCTCTACAGGAGCACCTGCACTGGGCCCCTGAATGTCAGTATGCACGCAGTGTAACAGCTAGTGATGAAAACAG CCAGCTACAAAGCAGCCCTTTTGTACAGAAGGTGCTGGACATGGGCTATAGTAGAGAGCTGGTGAACATTGCTGTACAGAGGCACCACAGAACAACAG GTGCTGAGTACAGTGAGTTAAATCAGCTCCTGGACGCTGTGGAGGCACTGCGCAGACAACAGGATCATGTGTACCCACCCAGCGGTGAAGGACTTCTGTCAG GCCCTTCTTCATCTACTGAAGATGAATTACGGAAAATGCAAGAATCACTGCAAT CGACATCACACCATAGCACAGCCTCGCGACATCGCACCAATACACAACCCAGGGACATCACACCATTACACAACCAGGCGACACCGCACCATTACACAACCAAGCGACATCGCACCAATGCACAACCGAGGGACATCGCACCATACACAACCAATACATATCTCACCATTACACAACCAAGCGACATTGCATTAATGCACAACTAA